From the genome of Papaver somniferum cultivar HN1 chromosome 2, ASM357369v1, whole genome shotgun sequence, one region includes:
- the LOC113354001 gene encoding uncharacterized protein LOC113354001: MAKINNNREKSITRKPLLDISNGGGCLKNKSNQPLKKKISSKQEEQIAVKIEKQEEEDDDKILDRLLLTHSELSNLIHEIDELVVQAFKVKLRSGKERKEVESFTHVLSDMHSSLKAWVPRFQNALSSPSVVPDNQIGESSPRETTPNACKELNDVSESPEQLDLDSLVSPSPLVSWHAEHTVENGRQLFLLTPLPRSRALSSMRCCSSTSTSVFERFTDLDAPPNTTLGLPSLRSISVDASDDLLEGVHIKPTQKKVLGSFNEKESAAESGFLSTPKTYNRNKSTFLVTTPRLKVSPPKSCVLLEPISESFHHNFNNNRKLTPFPVRREISSPSEASESSSSFTSESLALKYPELFGIKQTTGKSGAWRKEVDASLENWLMSPPKSCVLMEPPMKNVSTERTGVHLSNLGPVHDERISCAAAPAERKQDLQGVSETKTKDLNEEPPNESTLLVESTPMWKEPNSVIHTGKRRGENTLKRELWTRFEAASSNTLHFDLSDFPETTTKGLLDKFEEVSCDK; encoded by the exons ATGGCgaaaatcaacaacaacagaGAGAAATCAATCACAAGGAAACCATTATTGGATATCTCTAACGGCGGTGGTTGTCTAAAAAACAAATCGAATCAACCCTTGAAGAAGAAAATCTCCTCTAAACAAGAAGAACAGATTGCTGTtaaaattgaaaaacaagaagaagaagatgatgataaaaTCCTCGATCGTCTTCTTCTTACTCATTCCGAACTCTCAAATCTCATTCACGAG ATTGATGAATTGGTTGTGCAAGCATTCAAAGTTAAACTGAGAAGCGGAAAGGAAAGGAAAGAGGTTGAATCCTTTACACATGTCTTATCTGATATGCACTCCTCCTTGAAG GCATGGGTTCCAAGGTTTCAAAATGCATTGTCTAGTCCTTCTGTAGTGCCTGATAATCAAATTGGAGAATCTTCACCAAGAGAAACTACTCCCAATGCATGTAAGGAGTTAAATGATGTTTCTGAAAGTCCAGAACAGCTCGACTTGGATTCCCTAGTCTCCCCTTCACCCCTTGTGTCCTGGCATGCTGAACATACTGTTGAAAATGGAAGACAACTATTTCTGCTCACTCCATTGCCCAGATCAAGAGCATTATCTTCCATGCGCTGTTGCTCATCTACATCTACATCAGTCTTTGAAAGATTTACTGATTTGGATGCCCCTCCTAACACTACTCTAGGATTACCTTCATTACGGTCCATTTCTGTGGATGCCAGTGATGATCTGCTGGAAGGGGTACATATTAAACCAACACAGAAGAAAGTTTTGGGTTCTTTCAATGAGAAGGAGAGTGCTGCGGAAAGTGGGTTTCTCTCTACCCCCAAGACATATAACAGAAATAAGTCAACTTTTCTTGTGACAACCCCTCGGCTGAAAGTATCACCACCAAAATCTTGTGTGTTGCTAGAGCCAATCTCAGAGTCCTTTCACCATAATTTCAATAACAACCGTAAATTGACCCCGTTTCCTGTTAGACGTGAAATATCCAGTCCATCAGAGGCTTCTGAATCTTCAAGCAGCTTTACCTCTGAGAGTTTGGCGTTGAAATATCCAGAACTTTTTGGAATAAAGCAGACTACTGGTAAGTCTGGAGCATGGAGGAAAGAAGTGGATGCTTCTCTTGAAAATTGGTTGATGTCACCTCCCAAATCTTGTGTTCTGATGGAGCCGCCAATGAAGAATGTATCAACAGAACGCACTGGAGTTCATTTGTCTAATTTGGGGCCTGTACATGATGAGAGAATTTCTTGCGCAGCAGCTCCTGCTGAAAGAAAGCAGGATCTTCAAGGAGTGTCTGAAACAAAGACTAAAGATTTGAATGAAG AACCACCCAATGAAAGCACATTACTTGTAGAAAGTACTCCTATGTGGAAAGAGCCCAACAGCGTGATTCACACAGGAAAGCGTCGTGGCGAGAACACATTGAAGAGGGAGTTATGGACCAGATTTGAAGCCGCTTCATCTAACACATTACATTTTGATCTCTCTGACTTCCCAGAGACAACAACAAAAGGACTTCTAGACAAATTCGAAGAGGTTTCTTGTGATAAATGA